The Juglans microcarpa x Juglans regia isolate MS1-56 chromosome 2S, Jm3101_v1.0, whole genome shotgun sequence genome has a window encoding:
- the LOC121252584 gene encoding uncharacterized protein LOC121252584 yields MSDWGPVFVAVVLFILLTPGLLIQMPGKKRYVEFGNFQTSGVSILVHSILYFALMCIFLLAIGVHVYLGS; encoded by the coding sequence atgtcGGATTGGGGGCCAGTGTTTGTGGCCGTGGTGCTCTTCATACTGCTCACGCCGGGGTTACTGATTCAGATGCCGGGCAAAAAACGCTACGTAGAATTTGGCAACTTCCAGACGAGTGGAGTGTCCATTCTGGTTCATTCCATCCTCTACTTTGCTCTAATGTGCATCTTCTTGTTAGCTATTGGAGTCCACGTGTACCTCGGCTCATAG